The Lysobacter gummosus sequence CGCCGTCTCTGGCCTGGACGAACCGGGCGAATTGCTCGTCGGCCTGGACTTGGCGGCCGTCGCGGTACATCACCGACGCCAGGGTGAAATCCACGTAGGAACGCGCCGCCGCGCGCGCCGGCAGATACTGGTGAATATCGACTTGCACTTCGCGCAGGATGCGTTCGGCGCGCGGCAGTTCGTGCTCCGGCGCGCGCATGGCCAGGGCGATGCCCACCGTCATTTTTTCGTAGGGCATGGGGATATCGGTTTCGCTGCCGGTCTGGACCAAGTCCTCCAGCATGCCCAGGCCTTCGCGATAGTCTGGCGAATCCCAGCGGCTGTCCAAGCCGAAGGTGAGCTTGGTCGCGAGGTTGAATCGCACTCGCAAGGTTTGCTCGTGGGTCGGGCCGAACGCCTGCTCGCAGATCTTCACCGCCTCGCGCGCCTTGCCCACGCTGCTGTCGTAGCGCATGTGCATGTAGTCGTGCAGCGATTCCAGGCGCAGCACTTCGGCGTACTCGGGATGGCGCGCGCCGTAGCTGGCCAGGACGATGGCCTTGCCGTGCTGCAAGGCGCCGATGCTGTCGCTGATGTGGCCGGCGTTGTATTGGGCGTCGGACTGCGCGATCCAGGCGCGGCCGGTATCGGGATGCTGCGCGCCCAGATGCGCTTGCCGGTCGGCGACCAGTTGTCCGGCCTCGGCGGTCGCGCGCTCGGGCTGTTCGCTGTAACTGAGCATCCGCACCAGTTGGTAGCGCGCGTTGTCGGCCTGGGTCGTGCCCTGGCTCATCGCGATGGCCTGGGTGAGATCGTGTTCGGCGCCGCTGAAATCGAAGCGCCGTCCGCGCCATTCGCCGCGCTGGCTGAGCAGTTCGGCGATCAGCCCGGCATTGGGCGGAACCAGGACGCGGGCCTGGGCCAGCGCGTCTTCCAGCGAACTCATCGCGCCGTCGTCGTCGGCCAGGCCCCATTGCGCGCGACTGAGCTCGAGCTGCAGGCGCAGCTGATCCAGGCGCGTGGCCATGTCGATGCCGTCGTGGCCGCGGCGCAGTTCGGCCTTGGCGATTTTTTCCGCCGGCGCGTAACGCGCTTGCAGATTCATCAGCGACACGGTGGTCGCGGTGACGGAGAGATTCTCCAGGCCGTGTCGGTCGAGCAGGCCGTTGGCTTCGCCGGACAGGCGCTCGGCCTGGGCGTAGCGGCCGATCAGGGCGTGGCTGCGCGCCAGCACCGACAGTCCGCAGGCCAGGGTCAGCGCCTGCTCGGACGAAGCCAGGCGACGCAGTTGCACCTCGGTGTCGATCAGCCAAGCGATCGAAGCGAACGGCGCGCGTTCCAGATGGCAGATGGCATCGACGCCGAGCCGGGATTCGAACAAGGCCGCAACCTGGGCGTGGATCCGCGCCGAGCGTTCGAGGTCGCGATGTTGCCTGGCGGAATGAACGGCGGCGCCGGCCAGGCCGGCCAGCAGCGCCAACGCGCCGAGCGCCAGCCAGAGGCGGACGCGGGTCTTCGGGCGCGGCCGGTCCGCGCGGGCGACAGCGTCGCCGGCAGGAGTGGAGGAGGTGGCCATCGGTCGGTGGTCTCTCGACATATGCAGCACTGACGGAGCGGCCGATCTGCGCTTGGACCACGCCTCGAAGACATCTTTACGGTGCCTTCGAGGTGAGAACTTGCGCCTGATCGGTGGGGGTCAGTGGTTGAATCGAGGTAAGGCCGCGAGGCCGGACATGCGCCGGATACGTGTTGGCTCGCTCAAAAATGCTGGATGGGGCGGGGCGGCGGCCGCCCGGGCCGGCACCGCCCCGCGCGGGTTGCCTCAGCAGGCCGGCTCATCGGCCAGTTCGATGCGATCGTCCCGCGCCGGCTCGGCCAGGGCGGCCGGCTCGTGCGCCGAAGCGTCGCCGAGCAGGGCGAACACCACCCCGGCGATCGCCGCGGTCAGTCCGGCCAATCCATACATCAACCACGCGAACGCGGCGTCGTAGCTGTGCACCAGCGCGGCGGCGTCTAGTTGCGGCAGCAAGGCCTGGGCACGTGCCGCATCGCCCGTGGCCAGCCGCTGAGCGGCCTGCGTCAGCGTCGCGCCGTCCACGCCGATCGCCGAGGACAGACGCAGTTGCAGCAACCCGGCCAGGGCCGCGGCGGTGATCGCCAGGGCGATGCCTTCGCCGGAGACGCGGCTGGCGCCGAACACGCCCGCGGCCATGCCGGCGCGTTCCTTGGGCACCACGCTGATCGCCAGCCCGTCCATCAGGCCCCACGGCACCGCCGAGCCGGCGCCGATCAGCAGCATCGGCGCGATCAGGCCGTGCACCGAACCGGCCGCGGCCTCCACGCCCAGCCACACCAGGCCCGCCGCGGCCAGCAACAACGCTGCCGCGCACAAGGTGCCGGCGGCGATGCGGTGACTGAGCACCGCGGCCAGGAACGGCACCACCAGCATCGGCGCCGACAACGCGATCATCATCAGGCCGGCGTTGAGCGCGCTCAGGCCGTGGATGCCGATCAACCGCACCGGCAGCACGATGATCAGCGCCAGATAGCAAAACCCGGTGCCGATCGGCAGCAACTGCGCGCCGACGAAACGCGGGTACTTGAGCAGGCTGAGGTCCAGCATCGGCCGCGCGGCGCGGGTTTCCACCCGCACGAACAAGGCCAGCAGCGCCGCCGAACCGATCAATGCCGCGATCACCCAGCCGTCGCTCCAGCCGCGCTCGGGCGCTTCCAGCACGCCGATGGTCAGCAGCGCCAGCATCGCGGTGGAGCTCAGGCTGCCGCGCCAGTCCAGGCCGGCGGCGTCGGGATCGCGCGACTCGCGCATGCGCGGCACGCCGAACACCGTGGCCAGCAGCGCGATCGCCAGACTCGACAGGAACACCGAGCGCCAGCCCTGGGTCTGCACCAGCCAGCCGGCCAGGCTCGGTCCGAACGCCAGCCCCAGCCCGAACGCGGTGCCCAGCAGGCTGAAGGCGCGGATCCGCGCCGGCCCGTGAAATTCCTGCGACAAGGCGGCGTTGCCGCCGGCCAGGGCGAGCGCGGCGGCGACGCCCTGGGCGATGCGCAGGCCGTTGAGCACGGCCAGGCTGGGCGCCAGCGCCAGCAGCAGCGAGACGATCGCGTAGGCGACGATGCCGATCGAGAACACGCGCTTGCGGCCGTAAGTGTCGGCCAGGGTGCCGGCCGCCATCAGGCAACTGCCGAAGGCGAGCATGAAGGCGTTGGTCATCCAGTTCAGCGCCACCGGGCTGCCACCGAGTTCGGCGGCGATGGCCGGGATCGCCACCGGCGGGGCGGTGAAGCTCAGCGGAAGTACCAGCCCGGCCAGGCACACCGCGCCGAGGATCAGGAAACGGTCGTAACGGCCGGGTACGGGGCCGGCGGCGGAAGCCCGCGAGGGCAGGGGGGAGGGCATCGGGATCGCCGTGGGGACGGGCGGACCAGCTTAGATGGGACGCAATCGGGGAAAAATGCCGATCTGGTTCATGCTTTATGGAGCGATACGACATAATCGGGGCCGCAATCTATGCGCCCGCCGCTGGAGACCCCGCATGGACAAGCTCGGCAGCCTGTTCGCCTTCGTCCGCACCGCGCAGCTGCGCAGCTTCGTCGCCGCCGGCCGCCAGATCGGGATTTCATCCTCGGCCGTGGGCAAGAGCGTGGCCAAGCTGGAGCAGCAGCTGGGCGTGCGCCTGCTCCAGCGCAACACCCGCAACGTGCGCCTGACCGAGGAAGGCCGGCAGTTCTACGAGCGCTGCAAACCGCTGCTGGACGAACTGGAAGAAGCCGAGGCGATGCTGACCCACTCCATGCAGGCGCCGCGCGGCCGCCTGCGGGTCAGCCTGCCGACCAACGGCTACAAGTTCCTGGTGCCGGTGCTCGGCGAGTTCCGCCGGCGTTATCCCGAGGTCGAGCTGGATCTGGATTTCAACGACCAGATGGTCGATGTGATCGAAGGCGGTTTCGACGCGGTGATCCGCAGCGGCGACATGCCCGACTCGCGCCTGCGCGCGCGCCGGCTGGGGCCGTTCTGTTTCATGTTGTGCGCCTCGCCCGACTACCTGGCGCGGCGCGGCGAACCGCGCGCGCCGGCCGACCTGGAAGCGCACGAGTGCATCCATTTCCGCTTCGCCAACAGCGGCAAATTGCAGGAATGGTCGCTGCGGCTGGAGCCCGGCGAGAACCCGCCGCATCTGCCGGCGGCGCTGGTGTGCAACAACAGCGAAGCGGCGGTGCAGGCCGCGGTGCACGGGCTGGGCATCGTGTATTCGGTGGATTTTCTGGTGCGCGATCACTTGGCTTCGGATCGGTTGCGCCGCGTGTTGCCGGGGTTCGAGACCCAGCGCGGGCAGTTCTGGGCGCTGTGGCCGGCGCACAAGCACGTCTCGCCGAAGCTGCGCGTGTTTCTGGATTTCGTCGATGAGCACTTGTTCGTGCACAAGCCTCTGGCTTGAGCGCGATGCGTCGTCGCCTGCGTGGGATCAGCGCGCGCGCTTCATCTGGCGGCCTTCGCTGAAACCGCGTCGGTACGCGGTCGGGTTGGTGCCGACCGAACGCGAGAAGCGGTCGCGGAAGGTCGTCGCCGAGGCGAAGCCGACCTGCAGCGCGATCTGCTCCACGGACAAGTCGGTGGTTTCCAGGAACTGCTGGGCGCGGCGGATGCGGGTGATCAGCAGCCACTGCAGCGGCGTGGTGCCGGTCTGCTCGCGGAAACGGCGGTTGAGCGTGCGCGTGCTGATCGAGGCGTGGCGGGCGAGTTCGTCGACCAGCAGCGGCCGGTCCAGATGCTCCTCCATCCAGCGCAGCAGCGGCGCCAGCGAGGCGTCGGACTGCGGCGGCGCGTGCTGCAGCAGCGG is a genomic window containing:
- a CDS encoding MFS transporter, which gives rise to MPSPLPSRASAAGPVPGRYDRFLILGAVCLAGLVLPLSFTAPPVAIPAIAAELGGSPVALNWMTNAFMLAFGSCLMAAGTLADTYGRKRVFSIGIVAYAIVSLLLALAPSLAVLNGLRIAQGVAAALALAGGNAALSQEFHGPARIRAFSLLGTAFGLGLAFGPSLAGWLVQTQGWRSVFLSSLAIALLATVFGVPRMRESRDPDAAGLDWRGSLSSTAMLALLTIGVLEAPERGWSDGWVIAALIGSAALLALFVRVETRAARPMLDLSLLKYPRFVGAQLLPIGTGFCYLALIIVLPVRLIGIHGLSALNAGLMMIALSAPMLVVPFLAAVLSHRIAAGTLCAAALLLAAAGLVWLGVEAAAGSVHGLIAPMLLIGAGSAVPWGLMDGLAISVVPKERAGMAAGVFGASRVSGEGIALAITAAALAGLLQLRLSSAIGVDGATLTQAAQRLATGDAARAQALLPQLDAAALVHSYDAAFAWLMYGLAGLTAAIAGVVFALLGDASAHEPAALAEPARDDRIELADEPAC
- a CDS encoding LysR family transcriptional regulator → MDKLGSLFAFVRTAQLRSFVAAGRQIGISSSAVGKSVAKLEQQLGVRLLQRNTRNVRLTEEGRQFYERCKPLLDELEEAEAMLTHSMQAPRGRLRVSLPTNGYKFLVPVLGEFRRRYPEVELDLDFNDQMVDVIEGGFDAVIRSGDMPDSRLRARRLGPFCFMLCASPDYLARRGEPRAPADLEAHECIHFRFANSGKLQEWSLRLEPGENPPHLPAALVCNNSEAAVQAAVHGLGIVYSVDFLVRDHLASDRLRRVLPGFETQRGQFWALWPAHKHVSPKLRVFLDFVDEHLFVHKPLA